A genomic window from Methanobrevibacter sp. TLL-48-HuF1 includes:
- a CDS encoding NAD(P)/FAD-dependent oxidoreductase has product MKNIVIGSGPAGRLGSLELGKLGKEVTLIEKNHIAGTCLNEGCMVICALTDITKFIESNNRFNSYGFIKSQLDISYEKIVEKITETQKALRKINEEENESAGNNIVYGEAEINGNQIEVNGESFDWDNLLIATGARPFIPDIPGSQYGLTNRDILKIDKVPEKLNIIGGGIIAVEVANIYSTLGSEVNIIARSEALKEIDSDIKDYIFKNLLSKINLIEDTKIVECEKNKVITNKNEELEGVPFFATGRVPNSEIAKEIVELNHDNTIKVNEMMETNVEHIYAAGDVTGGYQLTPVARMEGITAARNMANYPNKVVYHEIPQTLSLNTEVSFVEDEKNNCSDENKVDIGIPGIAGPGAFWKILSGDTGYTKISFDKKQNKIKKITSISPSSVSDVAYLSYLMRINSPLDAYGDFLEIHPSTDANYKIIKNMWL; this is encoded by the coding sequence ATGAAAAATATTGTTATCGGTTCTGGGCCTGCAGGAAGATTAGGGTCTTTAGAACTCGGAAAACTAGGTAAAGAAGTTACTTTAATTGAAAAAAATCACATAGCAGGAACCTGTCTAAATGAAGGTTGTATGGTTATATGTGCATTAACAGACATTACCAAATTTATTGAAAGCAACAACAGGTTCAACAGCTACGGATTCATTAAAAGTCAGCTAGATATTTCATATGAAAAAATAGTAGAAAAAATCACTGAAACTCAAAAGGCACTTAGAAAAATAAATGAAGAAGAAAATGAAAGTGCTGGAAACAATATAGTTTATGGTGAAGCTGAAATTAACGGCAATCAAATTGAAGTAAATGGAGAGTCATTTGACTGGGATAACCTATTAATAGCTACCGGTGCACGTCCTTTCATCCCAGACATTCCAGGCAGCCAATACGGTTTAACTAACAGAGATATTCTAAAAATAGATAAGGTTCCTGAAAAATTAAACATTATAGGTGGAGGAATCATAGCTGTTGAAGTAGCTAATATTTACTCAACACTTGGAAGTGAAGTTAACATAATAGCCAGATCCGAAGCATTGAAGGAAATTGACAGTGATATCAAAGATTATATTTTTAAAAATCTGCTTTCCAAAATAAATCTTATAGAAGACACCAAAATTGTCGAATGTGAGAAAAATAAAGTAATTACCAATAAAAATGAAGAACTGGAAGGAGTTCCTTTTTTTGCAACAGGAAGAGTGCCAAATTCAGAAATAGCTAAAGAAATTGTTGAGTTAAATCATGACAATACCATAAAAGTTAATGAAATGATGGAAACTAATGTGGAACACATATATGCAGCAGGTGATGTTACTGGAGGATATCAATTAACACCAGTAGCTAGAATGGAAGGTATAACAGCTGCAAGGAATATGGCCAACTACCCGAATAAAGTTGTTTACCATGAGATTCCACAAACCTTAAGTTTGAACACTGAAGTAAGTTTTGTTGAAGATGAAAAAAATAACTGTTCTGATGAAAATAAAGTTGATATCGGAATCCCCGGAATAGCAGGACCTGGGGCGTTTTGGAAAATATTAAGTGGAGATACAGGTTATACAAAAATATCTTTTGATAAAAAGCAAAACAAAATTAAAAAAATAACTTCCATATCACCTTCTTCAGTCAGTGATGTTGCATATTTATCTTATTTAATGAGAATAAACTCACCATTAGATGCATATGGAGACTTTTTAGAAATACATCCTTCAACAGATGCAAATTATAAAATTATAAAAAATATGTGGTTGTAA
- a CDS encoding HypC/HybG/HupF family hydrogenase formation chaperone: MCIAAPAKVVEINREKESLFADFGGVRQEAKINLLPDVEIGDYVLIHAGYAIEKLSEEAAKESLEAWEELLEVLEEEDREMEKARMADLNQ, translated from the coding sequence ATGTGTATTGCAGCACCTGCTAAGGTTGTTGAAATCAACAGAGAAAAAGAAAGTTTATTTGCAGATTTCGGAGGAGTAAGACAGGAAGCAAAAATTAATCTCTTGCCAGATGTTGAGATTGGTGATTATGTACTTATTCATGCTGGTTATGCAATAGAAAAACTATCTGAAGAAGCAGCTAAAGAATCTTTAGAAGCTTGGGAAGAACTTTTAGAAGTTCTTGAAGAAGAAGATAGAGAAATGGAAAAAGCTAGAATGGCTGATTTAAATCAATAA
- a CDS encoding glycosyltransferase: MKALIVITGRGLGGDSVIAYNIIEGLEAKGVQCEIALDESAPGLLFKKKGRTWHKIKIPQAGGHAATKASSIKAAFKMLTATFKARSLIKKLNVDFVVGVIGGGAIVGSVGAKLAGKPGISIISTPLDSKICPKFNQCYSLPEMKYFLPEQLPKNIEHTLYPLSEGVGNGDYKIALEKLKESPKFDENKKTILFSSGSSIFKGIINGANNFAKITDEYNILLVGLPLKEDYLDDLNDNVIYLGYIDWMSHLLTYIDLAVLTDDGVLLEETIASKLPIVTLTKVKWGRYHNMAGVFKGAIIESDIDNLNDNIFKAFDEFDELKKNAVKYAKESLETKSNLAQKIIDVVK, translated from the coding sequence ATGAAAGCGTTAATTGTAATTACAGGTAGGGGACTTGGCGGCGATTCAGTTATAGCATATAATATAATTGAAGGTCTTGAAGCTAAAGGAGTTCAATGTGAAATTGCATTAGATGAGTCTGCACCAGGTTTGTTATTTAAGAAAAAAGGCAGGACATGGCATAAAATAAAAATTCCCCAAGCTGGAGGTCATGCTGCAACAAAAGCTTCTTCTATTAAAGCAGCATTTAAAATGTTAACTGCAACATTTAAAGCAAGGAGTCTTATTAAAAAACTAAATGTTGATTTTGTTGTAGGGGTTATTGGTGGAGGAGCTATTGTAGGTTCTGTTGGTGCTAAATTAGCAGGTAAACCCGGAATATCAATAATATCCACTCCTTTAGATTCTAAAATATGTCCTAAATTTAATCAATGTTATTCATTGCCGGAAATGAAATATTTCTTACCTGAACAACTTCCAAAGAATATAGAACATACTTTATATCCTTTAAGTGAAGGTGTCGGTAATGGTGATTACAAAATCGCTCTTGAAAAATTAAAAGAATCTCCAAAATTCGATGAAAATAAAAAAACAATATTGTTTTCTTCAGGATCTTCAATATTTAAAGGAATAATAAATGGAGCTAATAATTTTGCTAAAATTACTGATGAATACAATATATTATTGGTTGGTTTGCCTTTAAAAGAAGATTATCTGGATGATTTAAATGATAATGTAATTTATTTAGGTTACATTGACTGGATGAGTCATTTACTTACTTATATTGATTTAGCTGTTTTAACTGATGATGGGGTATTGCTTGAAGAAACAATAGCTTCCAAACTTCCTATTGTAACACTGACAAAAGTAAAATGGGGAAGATATCATAATATGGCAGGTGTATTTAAGGGAGCTATTATAGAATCTGACATTGATAATTTAAATGACAATATATTCAAGGCATTTGATGAGTTTGATGAACTTAAAAAGAATGCTGTTAAGTATGCTAAAGAATCTTTAGAAACTAAATCTAATTTAGCTCAAAAAATAATTGATGTGGTTAAATAA